In the genome of Impatiens glandulifera chromosome 6, dImpGla2.1, whole genome shotgun sequence, the window AAGGTAACAATAATCAAACAATtgatttatttggaaataatattaataattgatttcAAACAATCTAACATAGCAACTTTTTTTTGGGACAGTTTTGAAGgcattgatgattatttttcTGTCGACTGTAATTCCAACTAGTGTAATTATATCATGTTGTTGGTTGATGAAAAAGTGTTTGAAAGAAAACCATGAAGAGCTTAACGATAGTTCTACGCACATAACCTTTGGTTCACTCGCAACGCCTCCACAATCCTCTACAACAACATCTAGAGAAGGCTTAGACGAATCCACCATTCAATCATATCCCAAAGTCATAATCGGAGAAAACAACCTCAGTCCGGGACTCAACAACAAGGCATGTCCAATTTGTTTGTCTGAGTTTCTCGCGAAAGAAACAGTCCGGTTCATACCTAATTGCACACATTGTTTTCATTCTGATTGTATTGATAAATGGCTTCGCCTCAACCATTCATGTCCTGTTTGTCGGATTTCACTAACCCGTGTTAATATCTAATGGGAGTgaataacaagaaaataaaaaaccaTACAAAGACTCGcacaaaaaaaattgtagtAAATGATACATTTAGATAACTTGTTTAATGTTTGTAGCTTCCTACATGAATTCATTGTCTTGTTAATATGTATACACCActtgttcatttgaaaacaatttttttttatcatatatatcgTCTAATTTAGAAACCAAAGTGTTATGAAGAAGCTATATAATCCGCAAAAAAAACTAAAGTGCCCGAGGATAGCCAAGTATTCATAATACTTTAATTTAGAACATgatttaaaaatactataatgaTCTAAcaaattcttatataatatgacaaaagaaatcattttcaatttaaacttggttgattttcaaatgaaataatcattatatataaatacaaaaattagaCCTCTATTAATCTCTAAATGACACGAGTAATTTAGTTGATTGTAGAACAATATTTCGAGGTTGATTCCATTGATGCATTGTTGGTATTTCTTCTCATACTATAGATGCTTCAATTTGTGGAAGTTAGTATTAATAAAGATGTGACAATGACGTGGAACaacgaaaaaatattaataaaataaaaaggtttAGAAATTGATtgaatgataaaatttaaaagatctTGAATGTCCAAACTTCAAATTATTGGTTGTGGGGAAGTGAAGGTTGTCTTCAAAACTAAACTATAACGAATTAAAAACTCCTTACTTTTTGCTTTAAACCTAATCCTACGACTTAATAAGTAAactttgttattttatataaaataaaggcGTGTTAGCGCGTTGCTACAACTTATCCTTGGCCCGCCCCTATCTTGTTGGGGTGTAAGCATTTCACTCAATCTCGTTCAATAACACTTTTTTCACCCTTTAGCGTGAGAGCTCTTCAATTCCATTCAAGTCCTTAGTTCCAGTCGAATCGCGAGCAAAACTCAATTATCTCATTTAAGCGCATAACGTTTGTCGGTTGAACAAATCTCTATGACTAAATTGACTCTGAATTTAGTGTGATTCCAACTTAAACGTTGATACATTATTTCGgtttgtaaaaattataaatattttcagcAACCGTCAAAACTTCAGGCCAATTCTCCAGTCGTTTCCTTGTGCTGAATATCAACCATATAAACAACTCAATAAGGAAAGTTAATAGAAATTGCTATGTAACATATGACTGGTCACTGTTTGAACATTTACTTTATCAagttaatagaaaaatattatttttcaaataggcTTATTGCTTTGATCAAGggtttagttttttttacattaattattctCCTTTACATTATATTAAACTGTGGTtatattaatatcataattGTGATCAAACAAATTGGAAAAAGTTTAAACATCAAAATTACAAATGCAGCAAATTAGACAAATCTAATCTTAACATAAAAAAAGCCCAACCTAAAAGACCAAAATGTTACAGATTCGTTTCTTACtacaaaaaaatgatttaaattaaaacggATAAATATTAACTTGGAACTCATTGTACCGTTTGAGACATTGATGTTGTGTTTTTTAACTTATAACAAATTAGGTAAATACTTGTAATGTATTGTTTTTTAGGACTTTTGTCCGAgtatcatatataaaaaaaattgttaagttatgatggttatacatataataaactctaaaaaataaaaaaagttaattagagtttatttggtTTAGGTTTAGACTGATCAAgagttaattaaattttataccttaatatttactttataaataGGTTATTATTAAAGATTTCACATTGGAAAACACAATTATAGAGAGATAAATTTAGCGAAGAAAGAACTATATCTTAATAGTGAAATTAGGTGCGGACTAAAATAGACATACCTTTTTTTAAGtgaatcaatataaatatatgtattgttttattttcttacgTTATTATAAATCGTTTTAAGGGAGTTAGATTTGAGCAcctaaatactaaaaaaaaaatatcaaaaagatTTATTAGAGATTTATAATTTCCACACGCTAAGAGtagttaatataataaaaatataagtatttttacacatttttattGGCTAGTTGAGAATTCTCacaatagaaaataattaatttgatcaaGTCATGGGAAAGGTTTACACACTACCCATTATTAtaagttttgaaatgtttatttgTATCATCATTATTTGTTTATGTCTTTGATGGCCTTCTTCAATCTCTTCAACTCTTTGTTTGTTTTCAATATCATCATTCTCATCCTTCCTATTTATGCCAAAGAATCGTGCAAATCTTCTAATTGCACAAATGATAATCTTCAAATAAGATTTCCATTCATACTAAAAGGTCAACAAGATCAAAGTTGTGGCTATCCCGGATTCAATCTAACTTGCGATAGCCAGGGATTACCATCAATAGACCTTCCATTCTCAGGGCGTTTCTTAGTACAAAACATTTCCTACAATCAACAAGTAATAGAACTCTACGACACGGACAATTGTCTCCCAAAAAGGCTCATTGGATTGAATCTTTCGggttctccttttataggtacTTACTACTACTATAGGGAATACTCATTATTAAGCTGTCCATTTGGATTCAACTCTTCTTTGTCATATACTGTCAATTGCCTAAGCAATTCCACAAACACTGTCATTGTTGTTAAAGAGGGGTATGCTACACCTTACTTTTTTCCAAATTGCAAGAAAATGGTTGCGTTTAATGTTCCGTTCCCTGGAGGTGACTATAACTTTATAAAGAGTTTCGATTACAATTTTGATTACCTGTGGCTAACATGGAATAATCCGTATTGTCGGTATTGTGAAATGGATGGTGGTGTTTGTGGTCCTACGAGTACTGTCGGCCAAGATTTCGAATGTA includes:
- the LOC124943883 gene encoding putative RING-H2 finger protein ATL21A; this translates as MAFFNLFNSLFVFNIIILILPIYAKESCKSSNCTNDNLQIRFPFILKGQQDQSCGYPGFNLTCDSQGLPSIDLPFSGRFLVQNISYNQQVIELYDTDNCLPKRLIGLNLSGSPFIGTYYYYREYSLLSCPFGFNSSLSYTVNCLSNSTNTVIVVKEGYATPYFFPNCKKMVAFNVPFPGGDYNFIKSFDYNFDYLWLTWNNPYCRYCEMDGGVCGPTSTVGQDFECIVIYPKPASHAGNIINMNMKVKKILISFGITAIVVIVVFACYKFYKEVNSQNITNPVNISLSSTTRGGLDDSTIQSYPIVIIGESGLSPGLNNKICPICLSEFLAKETVRFIPDCTHCFHSECIDEWLHLNPSCPVCRILPTHVHSSFGTNVQ
- the LOC124943882 gene encoding RING-H2 finger protein ATL22-like, with product MATISVPFVGIDRDFNEVTLTWDRPQCGTCEITGGVCVLRSVGSQDVDCLYPSKVLKALMIIFLSTVIPTSVIISCCWLMKKCLKENHEELNDSSTHITFGSLATPPQSSTTTSREGLDESTIQSYPKVIIGENNLSPGLNNKACPICLSEFLAKETVRFIPNCTHCFHSDCIDKWLRLNHSCPVCRISLTRVNI